Part of the Panicum virgatum strain AP13 chromosome 4N, P.virgatum_v5, whole genome shotgun sequence genome is shown below.
AGGAAGTACTAAAAACGCAAATAGAACATGACTGCGGATTGCTTTGCAACGAAGGATACGGGTCCATCACACATCAACTGACCCCCCAACACATCTGAATTGCTGAAGAGACAAGAAAGAAACAAACTAGCGTAGTAGAACTGGAGAAAAGTGTGATTATACCTCTGGCAACCCAAGGTGGCAGGTTCCAAGCGTGGACGTAGCGGCAGGAGGCAGGTGCCGGCCAGGGCATGTTCACCAGCTCGTGGGCCTCGTCGGCGGCCTCCACGACTTTGTGCACGGGCACGTCGACGCCGAAGAGGCGCTGCTCCAGGGCGAAGTAGACCAGATCGGGGTTCGACGGGCACACGGCTGAGAGCACGGGGACCTTCCTTGGCAGTCCGGTGTCCTTGTAGGTGTCGTCGTCCCAGAGCTCCTTAATCCCATCGAGTACTTCTTCTCCCACTCCCACCCAGCCGGAGTGGCCATCCGCCGCGGCCACATGGACACCGTCGCGGGCAAGGGGCAGCTCAGGTCGTTCTGGGTCCACCGGTCGCCGCCCGCGCGGAAGCGGAAGAGCCtggcgcgctcgccgcgctTGTCGACCTCGAGCTCGGCGACCGTGTAGTCGCCGTCGTAGGAGGCGACGAGGCTGATGCTCCCGACGCCGTAGATGACGGGCAtggccccgccgcggcgcccgggGATGCGCTCGCcgtcgggcgcggcggcgtggccctgCTGGTCGCCGCGGGCCGTGCGGAAGCAGCGCGCCACGATGAGGTAGGTCTCGTGCAGGTCGACCGCGGAGTCCACGCCGTGGAAGGGCTCGACGGCGAAGTTGAGTAGGAGGCAGtcggggccggcggcgacgacgtaGGGGTACTTGTCGGGGTCGTTGGGGTCGGGGTGGGCGAGCGGGGCCACGGTGAGGACAGtggtctgcggcggcggcgcgacccgGATGGAGAAGTCCGCGGCGCGgaacgccgcagccgccgccgcgtcgttgGGAATGGGGACGACGCGAGGGACGCGGCCCAGGATCACCCACGGCTAGAGCTGGGACTTGGGCCGTGCCAATTTCGGGCGGGCTGCGGCACGATCATTTGGCACGACCCgaagcacggcacggcacgaaatATTTTGGGCCGTGCCGGCACGACACGAACATgagggccgtgccgtgcctaaGATCTCGGCACGATGGGCTATATGACCCGGCCCGCATTTTGGGCCGTGCTtggccggcacggcacgaaaaTAGCCCGCCAGCCCGCATATAGCCCGCTACGCTACTATGGTAGTTAATCTTCCTTTACAATTAAAAATCAAGTAATTTTTCCTGCCATACATAGTTAATTAGCTTCCTAATTGAGATAGGTTGCCTTCCATATGACTGGGCAGTGGGCACCCATCCATGCATATAGTCGTACAATCCGGCCAATTGCCATTCCTCTCGTGATACACCATCGCACAAAAGAAAATGCCCCGGCAGAAACAACcagcagggcgccgccgcctgcgctcaCCTAGTCCGGTCGATCCACAGCAGCACTCCCCAGATACGGGAGACTACGAGGATGAAGAGCAACCTGGAGGCCCTTCCGTTCCGGAGAAACCAACGACAAGCAAGTTCTCCCCTGAGATGCCGGCTGCCGGCAAGGATACTGCCGGGCCATCCGTTGTTCCCAGGACGTGGGGGTACTGGGCATCTTAATCGGCATTATGAGGCATGCTTGAAAAAGTATAGCAAGCACGAACAAGGCGGAGGAGTGCAAACTCAATTGAACATCGCAGCGGATGGCTCTGTAAGTACATGGGTTTATAATTCAGATGTTGCTCGTCAAGAAATTGCAAGGTATATAGCTGTGGAGGATCTACCCATTAGGATGGGTGAAAGTCCTGCTTTTGAAAGAATGATCCAACGTGCATTTTGTCCTCAATACTCTAACGTGTCCAGGAAAACCACCAAGAAAGATATAGTCAAATCGTACCATGAAAAGTGGGATGCTCTAAGACAGAGTCTTAGTGCAGTAACCTTTTCTATTGCTTTGACATCAGATATTTGGACGTCTTCACATCAGAGGACATCTTACCTCAGTGTAGTTGCCCATTACCTTGATAGCAAATACAGGCTAACACAAAAGGGTTATAGGATTCAAGGACATCGATAAGTCCCATACTGGAGAGGCCATTGCCTCACAAATTCTGGAGGTTATTCAGGAATACAAGATTGAAGATAGGGTTGTTTCTATTACATTGGATAATGCCTCAGCCAACACATCAGCCATGAACACCCTGGAACCATATATACAGAGCTACATTGGTGGATATGTTCTCCACCAAAGATGTGTGTGCCATATAATCAACCTCATCGTGCAGTCAGATATGTCACAGGTAAGTAAACATCTAAGCAGTATTCGTAGTGCTATTCGCTTTCTTTCGACCTCTCCACTTGCTTACAGCAAATTCAAAGAGTATTGCAAGGTTAGAGGTAAGAAACCAAGAAAATTTGGCCTGGACATGAAGGTGAGGTGGAACTCCACTTACCATATGCCAAAGCAGGTAAAAGGGTATGGGAAAATTTTCACCAATTTTATCAATGCTCAAGATATAGGAATTGTGCTTACTAACACAGATTGGCAAGTTGTCGCAAGTTTATGTGATTTCCTCGAACCATTCTACAATGCCACAACGCAATTGTCTGGTATTTACTATCCTACTTCTCCTCTGGTTCTTGAATGGCTTATGAAAATTGTTGACACTTTTCAAGAAAAAAGTACAGACAGGATGCTAGCTCCCATTGTTGCTGCAATGAAGGAAAAatacttgaaatattttgaTGCTATCCCACATTTGTACTGTTTTGCTATCGTACTTGATCCGCGCAAGAAGCTAGATGGTTTAGACACTGCCTTCCGTTTTATTGGTGACGCACTTGATCTTGATTACTCATCTGCTTACTCACATGTGAAATCCGAGATATTTCGAGTTTTTGATATGTACCAGGATAAGTTTGGCCAAACTCGTCCAAGATCGGAGGCAACACAGAATGAGAAGCCCAAAAGTACTGCAGCAGCTAACATGTGGAAGAAGCTGAAGAGCAGGGACTCTTCTTCATCACAAACGGCTCGATCATCTTGGAACCCCAGGGCAGAGTTCAATCACTACCTCGAAATAGATCATGTATCTCATGATCCACGGCTTCAGGAGGAGGATGACCAGATCGATCTTCTTGGATTGTGGAAGGACAACGAACGTCAATTTCCTGTGCTATCTCAGTTTGCACGTGATGTTCTTCTAGTTCCTGTGTCTACCGTCTCTTCTGAATCAACTTTCAGCACAGTTGGAAGAATAATCGAAGAACGGAGGTCCTCTCTTGCACCTGAGATGGTTGAAGCACTCACATGCCTCAAGGATTGGGAGGCAGCAGATACACGACAACAACATCAACTAGAGGACCAAGAGATTGCACAGGCGATGGCAGATCTTGAGCTCGAGGATGAGGAGTAGTGGTTATGTTACAGTAACAGTACACTATACTCTTTTCCTTACTGGGGAGCCCTGTCATGGGGTgtaaggtttttaacgaggcagtGTActaatgcaaaataaaattaataaaGCATATGTTTTCCCCAATTTTGTCTCTTCTCGTTCTTTATAAAGTTTACTTACTTTTCTTATATTAGTTTGAACATTTTTTTCTCATCATGGTAGTAGTAGAAATATATAAGCGTGGTAGGTTAGTCGTGATCATCTCTTTTTGTAATGATGATTAAACAAGTACGTAATTAgagggccgtgcttgggccggcacggcacgaaggCGTGCCGGCGTGCCATGGGCCGTGCTTGGGCTTGGTAAAAGACTTGTTGTGccagcacggcacggcacgatgTGCCGAACGGGCCTGGAAGTGTAGacccggcacggcacggcccaagTCCCAGCACATTGGTTGCTTCGTTTCGAGCAGAGAGAGGGCCCGGGAGATAGAGAGACAAGGGAGGGCGATTTGGTGTGATTTGTTGCTGCCGATCGATTTGGGGGAATTCGGATGGTAATTAAATCTGGGTGTGATGGGATttggcttcaaaaaaaaaaaaggaaattccATCAATCTAGTCCAACCAGTCTACTTGTGGGCCGCGACATGGCACCGAATCAGTGAAGTGACTTTCATCTTGTGGTTTTTCCATGTAATAATATGGCTCAAATTTGGATTCTATGCAATTTTACTTAGCCCTCCATGTTGAGGAAGCAAGATCGAGTGCTCTCTTGATGTGCAAGTTCACTAGCTTTTGATTTGCTTGTTCAGTAGGGAAAACAAACACGTTCCTGCAATACCCTGAACCTGACAATCAGTCTCTACGCAGTACCCTGAATCACCCTGTTCAAATATTAGAGTGAGAGAGATTAATGCAACAACAGGAAACATGTGTCCGACTATTGCGGCAGTGAAAAACAACGAAGGAAGAAACAGAGTACCAGAATTCACGGAAACAAAAAAACAATTTGCACAGATTAATGCAACCAAAATATTGGAGAAATAGAGAAAGTAGATTTTTTCATGCGCTTTAAATTACGTAACAGAGAAGATAGTTTTATTTGGAATTTGATGTCCGTTTATGGGGCAACACAACCCGATCTCAAAGACAAGTTTCTCACTGAGTTGGTTCAGTTGTGCACAAAAGGAAACTACACCTATTGCTATAGGTGGTGACTTTAACATAATACGGGGACCTCAAGATAAACATAAGAACAATTACAATGATAGATGGCCTTTTCTTTTTAATACCATCATTGATGTTGTTAATCACCGAGAGCTCAAGCTTTCGAGAAGGAAATACACTTGGGCAAATCATCTACGGAATCAAACTTTCAAGAAACTCGATAGAATTTTGGTCCGGATTTTGAGTTCAAGTTTCCACATACTATGGTACATGCTTTAAATCGTGAAATTTCAGATCACACACCATTATTAATGAACACAGGAAACTCTTCTGTAACTTACCAACCACAGTTTCACGTTTGAACTTGGATGGTTATTACGGGAAGGATTTGTGGAGATGGTTAGCGATATTTGGCAGAATACTTTGGCTGAGGGAACTCCGCTAGAAAGATGGCAGACTAAAATTAGAAAGCTTCACCAGTATCTGTGAGGGTGGGCAAAACATACAAGTGGTACTtacgagaaagaaaaaaatattgttaaACAAATTAGATTAGCTAGACAAAAAAGCAGAGACACGCAAACTTCAGCCGGCTGAAATTGACCTGAAGCATGTACTTAACGAAAAATTAGCAACTCTTTTGCGTGAAGAAGAAATGAAATGTATCACATAGCCAAAGTCAAAAATTTATTAGAGGGAAATGCAAATACAAAAAATTTCCATTTGGTAGCAAACGGTAAGCATATTAAGACTCTATTTTTTAGCTGGAGGATGGGGATAGAATAATTATTGGTGATGTGGAATTAAAGGAGGGAGAGTTGTTTAATTATGCACAAAGGAGGGATAGTTGTTTAATTAGACAGAAAGGAGTCTTCGTATCGTGGATACAAAACAGCTACAAAGTgaaaatttgttattttgatcTTTCAAATTTTCTTTTGCTATATTCACTGGATACTCCAACACCAAGCAAAGTTTGATGGAAAATGTTGCTTCAAGAAGATTAAGGGACAATTACTTGCAAGATGCAAGACAGTGTCATCCTTCAAGAAGGACATCTATGTCATACTTGTGGCAGTAGAAAACATTAAAACAATAGTGCAGAAGGAAGAAAACCGAGTGCCACACAATGCAAGAGAATAAAAAAAGATTCTGCATGCTACAGAGAAATCAAAATGTTGCAACAACTTCATCTCCTCAATCACATTATGAGATAAATCGTATATGCATATCACAGAAAAGCTTTTATAGAACCAACAAATTTTGGAGAATATCTGTTAAGAAGTAGCCCTTTGATAGCAAGTAATTTCTGTCGACGACCATGTGCAGAAACTCTTTAACCTTGGAGCAATTTCTGTCTGAGAACAAAAGCAAAAAACCTGATCTAAATCTCACTCTATGTGCAACCCCACTCTTGACAAATCATTCAACAAAGTTTGAGCAACTTCATGAACCATGACCTGCACAAAGGAAGGAGAGTTCATAACTTGACAAAAGGAGATTACTTTTACTATCCAGTAGAAATGAATGCAGAGTGAAGTTCACAAAAAAGAAATAAGCTCACCTAGGACAATTTTAGCTGTAAACCTCCTTGTATCCCTCATGTCAGTTACTCGCATTTAGAGTTGTAGATGGTTACACAACCGCAGGCCCTTGGTTATAACGATGTCAACCCGCAAAATTGAAAGCTTCATAAAAAAGCAGTCTAGTCAGACATTGGTAACCGAATGCAAAATGCTACAATTGAGAAACTCAAGAAGAACACAGTACAAAGTACTAAGGAAGGTAAAGAATAAGCTAGTTCACCGGGTTCGTATGACAGTCCTAAAATGGACTACACCATAAAACAGGGCATGCAGTGCGAAGTGCTGGAAACACAAGACAGCACTCTATACTGGAAACACAAACACTGCATACTAGCAGAACGATATGCAGACAGATACATGATATGATGTGCTGTTGAAATCAGAATCCTGTCACAGCGAAGTGCAATTACACGACAAATCTACCACTCCTAGGAAACTTGCTAAAACAGGGGTTGCGGCACTTTGGAGTACAAGGATCACCAAACACCACATGGTTGCATACTTGTGCAAAAAGGTAGATAGATCATGTAATGCTCTTGAGATTTGGAAGTGTATGCAACTGCAAAAGCACAAGTACTGGAGACATATGCTGCGCCTACTAGATATGAAACTCCGTCAGGATTCCGTATTCAGGATTATCGCAGGCAGTCACACAGGACGAAATTAAACAAGCAAACCAAAGCACAGTAGATTCTGCTGAAATGAAATGCGCAGGCATGTTGTCTTACCTGCAGCACCTGGGGCAACCTCGAGTGGCAGGTACCAGGGGAGGACGTAGCGGGCGCTGGCCTGAGCGGCATCCAGCCTTGCGTTGTTCACCTGATCGTCCCAGAGCGCGATGTGCCGGACCCTGTGCCTGGCCACATTGACGCAGAAGATGTGCCGATTCAGGGTGAAGTAGACCaagttggggtccaatgggcaCACGGCCGCGACGATGGGGACGTTCCGCGGCAGCCCGGTCACCCTGTAGCTGGCGTCGTCCCAGATCTCCGGGAAGCCCACCGAGTAGTTCGCCTCCCACATCCACCCAGCCGGACCGAAGGTCATCGTCCACATGCGCACCCTCGCTGCTTCGTTGTCGTcgccgctgtcgtcgtcgtcgccgccgaccTCAGGGACGATGACCTCCACGTACCGCAGCCGGCCTTGGCTCACCGTGATGCAGCGCTGGGTGAGCATGAGCGGCGTCGCCATGGGGAGAGCACGGCCATCCGGGAGGGGGTGGAAGAGCAGGTCGTGGTCCCCGTCCATGTCGCAGCTGACGATCCCCCTCGAGAGGTCGAACCACCAGAGCGTGGTCTCGACGCAGACCGCGCCGTGGGGATCCCACTCCCGGTCCCGATCCTCTTGAGCGAAGGGGGACTCCAGGACCTCCGTGTACCACCCCTGCGCGCCCGACTCGAAGGTGACGAGCGTGGCGTAGTCGCTGCCCTTGCGAACCTGGAGCTCGGAGATGAGGTATTCGTCGGCTTCGTCGTAGGAGATGAGGCCAACGCTGCCGACGTTCAAGAGGGCGGGGGCGGGTTCGTTGTCGTCGGCGCGGCCGGGGACGAGCTCGGCGGAGGCCGTGGTCACGCCGTCGGCCCTGTGGAACTGGCGCACCATGACGAGGCGGGTGTCGTTGTCGGTGTCGCCAAAGGTCGTCCCCATGGACGGCGCGACGGCGAAGTGGGCGAGGAGGCAGAGGGGCCCGCCGGCGATGATGTAGGGGTTCCTGTCGGGGCGGTTGGGGTCGGGGTGGGCTCCGCGGCCCGCAGCGAGgatggcgaggcgaggcggcagCGCGATCCGGAGGGTGaagtcgggcgcggccgcggccgcggccgcggcgggctcCACGCGGATGACGCGGCTTAGGAGCACCCACGGCACCCCCGCCATTGGGGCTTGCTGCGCTTGGCTTCCggcagcgagcgagcgagcgagcgaggagagcgcggtggcggtggcgttgGGCGTTGGGGGTAATTTGGTGGTGGCGTCGTCTGATTTGGGGGTGCAGTGCAAGGGCAGGATGGTAATTTATAGAACCGGTTTAGAGAAGAAGATTCCAAACGTGACTTTTCTGGTGTATCACTGCAACGGAACAAGACCCAACGTTCCTTGTGACTTACGTTTAGATACCGAGATTTAAATTTGCAACTGTTTTTCTCTCGTCTCCAAAAACTCACCGGTCACGTTGCCCCCAAAACCCACTGAATTGCACTCTGTCTCAAAGACACTAATTCCTATCATTTTCAAATTCGATTGTTCCCCTTGCAATACGTATACTACAACTAAAGGTGCAGCGGCTTTCATGTTGTGGCTGTATTTTCAATTTTCAAATCTGGAGCATGTTTCAATCTATGCCATTACGGTACTTTTGGATGGAGGAACGAAGCTGAATATATAGTGAGTACATGTAGCcttttaaaatttttttttgaaagcgccTTTTAATTTTATTGGTTTGTTCAAGAAAACAAATATATGTTccttgcaaaaagaaaaacaaagaaacAAATACATCAATGCAGTACAGTAACAAGCAATAAGCACATCCTTCCGCGGTGCAGGTTCTGTGAGCTACGCGTTGCACATGAtgagttttttcttttgaattatTTGAATTGAGATGTGTGTCAAAACTGCCTGTAAGAATAGACAAATCGATATCGGAGGAACATTTATTAATCCTAGAGCACAAAATTGAAGGATCTGTTGTACGCAGAGAACAAAAAATTGAGCCGCATCAGTCATGTACTAAATGGGAGCTGATCTCTCAGTATAAATTTCTTTGATCTCATGGGCATACAACACAAGTGAAATTTTAATATTCACCAAATAATCCAGTGCAAAACTAAGTTTGATGGAAAAAGGTTGCTTCAGGAACGTTGAGGGTAACTATTTGCAAGACAACGTCATCCTTCAAGGACATCTATTCCGCACTAGTGTGTCAGTAGAAAACAATAgtgaaaaaagaagagaacagAGTGCCAGAAAtggaagacaaaaaaaaacgaAAGAACCTGCAGGTTAAAGAAATCAAAATTTTGCAACTACTTTATCTCATCATTCACATTGTGCATTAAATTGTGCCTACATCTCAAAGAAAGTCTTGTACAGAACCAACAAATCTTGTAGAAATATCTGTTCAAGAACAAATCCTTTGATAGCAAGTAATTTCTGTCTGTGACCATATGCAGGAACAGTTTAATCTTGAAGCAATTTCTGAGTGAGACCAAGAGTAAGAAGAATCATCTAAATCTCATTCGATGTATACCCCACCTCTGGCAAAAGCACTCTACATGACAAAAGTTTGAGCAACTTCACGACCTGCACAAAGAAGGAGAGAGTTCTTAATTAGACATCAGCATAGTTCTTTTACGCACTGCTAAAAAATTGTGCAGAGTGATGCAAATTGAATACAGTAATGACAGAGTAAAGTTCAGTGCAATTGGAGATTGGCGTGTAACTTCTACGACAAGAACGGCTAATTGTACTTCTCTATTTGATGTCTGTATGCAGTAAAGGAACAATCAGGGTATCCAAAACAACTGTTCAAGCATTTAGTAGTCAATAGTTGTCTTTTAATTTCCTGACTAACTATATATGAATAAGCATAAATATGGCACTCATCTACCTGTTATTTCGTGGTCAACACATATATTTCCAAGTTGTTATGTCACTTGAAACAGATTCATCTAGCCAACATGGTTCATCAGATACAGAAAACTCTTGATTAGCATATGTTAGAAGTACAGGTGATTATGCATTCACATAAATAAGCTCTGCCCTTGATTTTTTCTGCTTGATCTCACTCAGCATGCATGGTTAGTTATAACTGACAAAGCAAAGCAATTAGTTAAGGCATCCTGAGAGACATGTATTCAGGTACTAATTGACAAGTTGGTCATGGGAATGGGAACCTCCTAAAGCATGGCAATTTTATAGCAAGTACGAGGAACACAACAGGCACGTGATTGCAGGTTTGCATATTAGTATGCAGATGGATAGATCAATGCTGTTGACATTTTGAAGTGTATGTGACTGCAAGAACACAAACGAAGATATGCAACTCCACACAGGATATATCAGCACTATATCAGAATGGCAGCACGCCATGGTCTCTGAAGAGATTGCAGCCACGCAGCATGGAATTGAACAAGCAAGCACACTAGAATCTGGTGGAAGTTGGAAACGTAGGTACATACATTTGGAGCCTTGCTAACATCCTCCGCCCTCTGCTTGCGATCGCGATCGACTTAAGTGATACTTGAGGCAGCAGAGGCCTGCTGCAGCCAACAACATGTCtatgtccggcggcggcgaaggcggccgCTGTGCTGCATTTAGGCAATGCAAGTCAGTGCATATGCTTCACTACAACTCCACACAGGACATCAGAATTGCAGCACGCCATGATCTCTGAATAGATCGATTGCAGCCACGCAGGATGAAACATTTAAGCAACGCAAGCAAGCACGGCGAAATTTGCTGAGACGCACCTTGGGCAGCAACCTCTGGTGGAAGAACCCAAGGGACGAGGAAGCCGGAGACCACCGGCGCTGGCGATGTCGCGGTCAGGGGCTCAATGGCCCCGTGGTGCACGACCCTGCGCGCGGGCACATTGACGCCGAACATGTGCTGCCCCAGGGCGAAGTAGACCAACCTGGGGTCCGACGGGGACACGACCCCGAGCAAGGGGACGTCGCGCGGCAGCCCGGTCTCCGTGTAGCTGGCGTCGTCCCAGATCTCCTCCAAGTTCACCGCGTACTCCACGTCCCACTGCCACCCAGCCCCATCCGGAGTGCGGCTCCGCGACCACATGGACACCCTCGCTGCTGCGCCCTCGTCGACGATGATCTCCACGTACCGCAGCCTGTTGCCGCTCGCCGCGACGCAGCGCTTGGTGTGGATGTGCGGCGGTCGCTGGTCGAGGCCGCGGCCCTCCGGGAGGGCGTGGAAGCCCAAGCCCGGCTCCGTGAACGAGGCGTCGTCGTAGCTGAGGATCCCCCACGTGAGGTCGAACCACCAGAGCCTGCCGTCGACGTGGACCGCGCCGTGGGGAATCCACTCCCGGTGGTGCGCCGCCAGGGGGTACGCCACGTACTTCCCGCACCACCCGTCGGCGGGGCGGTCCGATTGGAGGTAGACGAGCGTGGCGCGGTCGCTGCCCCTGTCAGCCTGGAGCTCGACGATCCTGTAGTTGcctgcggcgtcggcggcgagggcgacgtTCTGGATGTTCCAGAGGAcgggggcgcggccgggcctgTCTTGGATGTGCACCACGGAGGCCGCGACCCGGCCCTCCGGCGCCGCGTGGAGGTCGCGCACCACGACGAGGTGGCTGAACAAGGGGCTGTTGCAGAATTGGGCGCCGTGGAAGGGGTAGGCGGAGAAGTGGGCGAGGAGACAGCGGGGGCTGGCGGCGATGACGTAGGGGTACGCGTCCCGGTTTTGGGGGTCGGGGTGGACTCGGCGGCCCGCGAAGAGGACAGTGacccgcggcggcagcgcgacCTCGAGGCTGAAGTCGACCGCGGcgtgctgctcctgctcctgctcctgctcctgcgcctgcgccgccgctcccgtgaTGCGGGGTCCGACGCGGAGGATGCGGTTGAGGATCACCCACGGCGGCGTCTCCATTGGGACTTGGCTTCCCGCGGCGAGCGGGAGgccgggagggagagggagagcgcgCACGGGAAGCAGAGAGGCAGCGAGGGGGAGAGCGCAGGAGAGGGTGGCGTGATTTGGTGGGGGCCTCGCTGATCTGGGGAAATGCAAAGGGCAGGATGGTAATATAGGCAATGGGTAACGGGATTAGGCTTCGGAAGCAAGTTCCTCCACGTTTGGTCCCCACACAACACGTGAATAACCCCAGGCCGAACCGAATGGAAATATCCCGTACAGAAGAAAGGCAACCGCCATTAGCTCATCTGGGGTTCACGTACAAAGTTGCAAACAGTGGGAATAAAATAAATTCTTCTTTTCAGGAAAATTATGTTGTTGACGTTCTGGTACGCATTGACaaagtttaaaaaaaatacGGATAATACAAATTCCGTCGATTATAAGATAGGATTTGTCACATTCTGTGAGGGCCAAGCTTGCTGACCCAGTTTTAACATCTGGACCGTCAGGCTGAACAAGCGCAACATAACACAATACAACAGGCAGGATTTCAGGCACGACGTAAATTGAGTTAGCATTTGCTAAAGTTTTTAAATCTTAGTTAAATTTAGCATACCCTTTTAGCACACCCATTTAGATAAGatagtgctaaaatttagcactttAAGGGTATTAGCACTTGCATCTAAACACCCCTAAAGTTGAGCAAATGCCACGGCCAGGATGCATGATGATAAAGGAAATGTATGGTGGGGACAACAGTTGTGAATCGAGCTACTATGTCATAATAAGGTAAAATGTACATTGTGAAGAACAATTACGAATCTAGTTGTCATAAGAAAATGTTTGGTGACGACAATGGTGATGAATCTAACTATGTCATAACCACCGGCATAAGTAGGATGGCATAAGTAGGATGTCAGGATGGAAGGTCGTGCCATAGATTCAACTTTGTTCGCTTGACTATGGCTGGtagttggtgctgatttggtgcgagagaaaaacactgttaatTGATTG
Proteins encoded:
- the LOC120669187 gene encoding uncharacterized protein LOC120669187, with translation MAGVPWVLLSRVIRVEPAAAAAAAAPDFTLRIALPPRLAILAAGRGAHPDPNRPDRNPYIIAGGPLCLLAHFAVAPSMGTTFGDTDNDTRLVMVRQFHRADGVTTASAELVPGRADDNEPAPALLNVGSVGLISYDEADEYLISELQVRKGSDYATLVTFESGAQGWYTEVLESPFAQEDRDREWDPHGAVCVETTLWWFDLSRGIVSCDMDGDHDLLFHPLPDGRALPMATPLMLTQRCITVSQGRLRYVEVIVPEVGGDDDDSGDDNEAARVRMWTMTFGPAGWMWEANYSVGFPEIWDDASYRVTGLPRNVPIVAAVCPLDPNLVYFTLNRHIFCVNVARHRVRHIALWDDQVNNARLDAAQASARYVLPWYLPLEVAPGAAGHGS
- the LOC120669188 gene encoding uncharacterized protein LOC120669188; amino-acid sequence: METPPWEQEQEQHAAVDFSLEVALPPRVTVLFAGRRVHPDPQNRDAYPYVIAASPRCLLAHFSAYPFHGAQFCNSPLFSHLVVVRDLHAAPEGRVAASVVHIQDRPGRAPVLWNIQNVALAADAAGNYRIVELQADRGSDRATLVYLQSDRPADGWCGKYVAYPLAAHHREWIPHGAVHVDGRLWWFDLTWGILSYDDASFTEPGLGFHALPEGRGLDQRPPHIHTKRCVAASGNRLRYVEIIVDEGAAARVSMWSRSRTPDGAGWQWDVEYAVNLEEIWDDASYTETGLPRDVPLLGVVSPSDPRLVYFALGQHMFGVNVPARRVVHHGAIEPLTATSPAPVVSGFLVPWVLPPEVAAQGREVAQTFVIQKLLAIKGFVLEQIFLQDLLVLYKTFFEM